Proteins encoded by one window of Xyrauchen texanus isolate HMW12.3.18 chromosome 24, RBS_HiC_50CHRs, whole genome shotgun sequence:
- the marveld1 gene encoding MARVEL domain-containing protein 1, with amino-acid sequence MPPQPQVKRSFLEFLKSFVGIVRVLQILLGAGLWVTIAANKYEGSIHFVLFVAVFFWLLTLAIFLITLLDKQDLVPIVGGERWLLSNVIHDVAAFLLYLSAIGIMIYKTDKNSYCNLDIYKHHCLYKVYLTALVFACLTASVYLPSAIYGCCRKCRGEQAVV; translated from the coding sequence ATGCCCCCACAGCCACAGGTGAAGAGAAGTTTCCTGGAATTCCTCAAGAGCTTTGTCGGGATTGTACGGGTCCTCCAGATCCTGCTTGGAGCTGGGCTTTGGGTGACCATCGCAGCCAACAAGTATGAGGGCTCCATTCACTTTGTACTCTTCGTGGCTGTTTTCTTCTGGCTCCTGACGTTAGCCATTTTTCTCATTACTCTACTGGACAAACAAGACCTTGTTCCCATCGTAGGAGGAGAACGCTGGTTGTTAAGCAATGTGATTCATGATGTTGCCGCTTTTCTGCTGTATCTGTCTGCGATTGGAATCATGATCTACAAAACCGACAAGAACTCCTACTGTAACCTAGACATCTACAAACATCACTGCTTGTACAAGGTCTACCTCACCGCCTTGGTCTTCGCCTGCCTCACTGCTAGCGTCTATCTGCCCTCGGCTATCTACGGCTGCTGCAGGAAATGTCGAGGTGAACAGGCTgtcgtgtga